The Lucilia cuprina isolate Lc7/37 chromosome 5, ASM2204524v1, whole genome shotgun sequence genome includes a window with the following:
- the LOC111685689 gene encoding heparan sulfate 2-O-sulfotransferase pipe-like, giving the protein MNPSRLNNTKYADVDVLFFNRVAKVGSESLMELLQKMEERNNIKVITTSPVQIPARIRTPVQESKQIHWIATLEPGAVYIEHCNWLNFTKYQLRKPIYINLVRDPVERMISWYFYIRGAYKNAIYYNKHPEEPIKPAAWFKKNFNHCVRSGDPECQYIPYTVKDIEGNHKRQSLFFCGNNKECVPFDSPYAIQLAKYNVERDYAVVGTWEETNITLTVFEHYIPRFFKGAREVFELHNEKVRNRNRNNRKPKIDDDVRQMMRKNFTNEYDFYYFCKQRLYKQYLALNIDKKYPHY; this is encoded by the exons ATGAATCCCTCTCGCCTAAACAACACCAAATACGCTGATGTGGATGTATTATTCTTTAATCGTGTTGCCAAAGTAGGCAGCGAATCACTTATGGAACTTTTGCAGAAAATGGAGGAGCGTAATAACATTAAGGTGATAACGACCAGTCCGGTACAAATACCAGCACGTATTAGAACTCCAGTCCAAGAAAGTAAACAAATCCATTGGATAGCTACCCTAGAGCCGGGTGCTGTCTATATAGAACATTGCAATTGGTTGAACTTTACGAAATATCAATTGAGAAAACCCATCTATATAAATCTAGTACGTGATCCCGTCGAACGTATGATTTCATGGTATTTCTATATAAGAGGTGCCTATAAGAATGCCATTTACTATAATAAACATCCAGAAGAACCGATTAAACCGGCAGCCtggtttaagaaaaatttcaatcatTGTGTACGCAGCGGTGATCCCGAATGTCAATATATACCCTATACCGTTAAAGATATCGAGGGTAATCATAAGCGTCAATCATTGTTTTTCTGTGGCAATAATAAGGAATGTGT ACCTTTTGATTCACCCTATGCTATACAATTGGCTAAATATAATGTGGAACGTGATTATGCTGTAGTGGGTACCTGGGAAGAGACGAATATTACTTTAACCGTATTTGAACATTATATACCGCGTTTCTTTAAGGGAGCTAGAGAAGTTTTTGAAT tacaCAATGAAAAAGTACGTAATCGGAATCGTAATAATCGAAAACCCAAAATCGATGATGATGTCCGCCAAATGATGAGGAAGAACTTTACCAATGAATATGATTTCTATTATTTCTGTAAACAAAgattatataaacaatatctGGCgctaaatattgataaaaagtaTCCACATTATTAA
- the LOC111685695 gene encoding heparan sulfate 2-O-sulfotransferase pipe-like has translation MQSLNVHDLNNTRKAQLDLVFFNRVPKVGSQTFMELLRRLSERNNFQFHRDAVQKVETIRLAEDQQQELAEVISDLPEPSVFIKHVCYTNFTKFKLPTPIYINVVRDPVERVISWFYYVRAPWYFVERKAAFPDLPLPHPAWLKKDFESCVLSGDQECTYTQGVTVEGIGDHRRQSLFFCGHAYECTPFNTVGALERAKHAVESQYAVVGVLEDLNTTLSVFEKYIPRFFQGVREIYDSKSRLL, from the exons ATGCAGTCTCTTAATGTCCATGATCTCAATAATACCCGTAAGGCCCAATTGGATTTGGTATTCTTTAATCGTGTACCCAAAGTGGGTAGTCAAACTTTTATGGAACTTTTGAGACGTCTGTCGGAAcgtaataattttcaatttcatcgTGATGCAGTGCAAAAAGTTGAAACTATACGTTTGGCCGAAGATCAACAGCAAGAATTGGCCGAAGTTATAAGTGATTTACCCGAACCGTCGGTGTTCATTAAACATGTGTGCTATACGAATTTCACCAAATTCAAATTGCCCACTCCCATCTATATAAATGTGGTGCGTGATCCAGTGGAAAGAGTTATAAGTTGGTTCTATTACGTTAGAGCTCCTTGGTATTTTGTCGAACGTAAAGCTGCATTTCCCGATCTACCACTACCTCATCCGGCCTGGTTGAAAAAGGATTTTGAATCGTGTGTCTTGTCGGGCGATCAAGAGTGCACTTATACCCAGGGCGTTACCGTGGAGGGCATAGGTGATCATCGCCGTCAGAGTTTGTTCTTTTGTGGTCATGCCTATGAGTGCAC ACCCTTTAATACTGTGGGCGCTTTAGAAAGGGCCAAGCATGCGGTCGAAAGTCAATATGCAGTAGTAGGTGTTTTAGAGGATCTTAATACTACTCTATCGGTATTTGAGAAATATATACCCAGATTTTTCCAAGGTGTTCGGGAGATTTATGATAGTAAGTCCAGACTATTATAG